In a genomic window of Dyadobacter fermentans DSM 18053:
- a CDS encoding vWA domain-containing protein codes for MKTKLIILLAMLFSAFAFLPERLIKGKVTDGANALIAGVRVAIQGSPVGTATDQGGHFTIRVPRLGRALVFSKSGYKALTLPITSDSVMKVVLTQASVKKKDIAREELKDSEQPVMVRKMFTFDMAAAPSTHSETILAMPQATESYKPINENGFLSVGQQPVTTFSVDVDRAAYSNVRRFLNNGQMPPEDAVRIEEMINYFDYDYPQPRGEHPVAIVAETTDSPWNPGLKLVHIGLQAKTVSAENLSASNLVFLIDVSGSMNEANKLPLLKQAFKLLADQLRVEDKISIVAYAGSAGMVLAPTSGSEKKTIKDALDKLEAGGSTAGGEGIELAYDLAKKHFLPKGNNRVILATDGDFNVGISNESELQKLIEEKRKAGIFLSVMGFGMGNYKDSHVETLADKGNGNYAYIDNIQEARKVFVQEFGGTLFTIAKDVKIQIEFNPAHVQAYRLIGYENRALRNDEFNDDRKDAGDMGSGHTVTAIYEIVPSGVKSPYVATTDALKYQPGNAATGSSNKEMMTIKVRYKQPDSEKSKLFDLPVPATTVAFDQCSANLRFASAVAEFGLLLRGSEFKGSASYADVIRRARAAFGKDEEGYRSEFVQLVKVAQSLDGSQEGTRTDVRVRR; via the coding sequence ATGAAAACAAAACTGATCATTCTGCTGGCCATGCTTTTCAGCGCATTCGCATTCCTCCCCGAGCGGCTCATTAAAGGGAAAGTGACCGACGGTGCCAATGCCCTTATCGCCGGCGTCAGGGTAGCCATCCAGGGCAGTCCGGTCGGCACCGCCACCGATCAGGGCGGTCATTTTACGATCCGTGTGCCGAGGCTGGGACGTGCACTCGTATTCAGCAAAAGCGGGTATAAGGCATTGACCTTACCCATTACCTCCGACTCCGTCATGAAAGTGGTTTTAACACAAGCCAGTGTAAAGAAGAAAGACATAGCAAGGGAGGAGTTGAAGGATTCTGAGCAGCCGGTAATGGTAAGAAAAATGTTTACGTTCGATATGGCCGCCGCGCCATCGACCCATTCGGAGACGATTCTGGCAATGCCTCAGGCTACCGAAAGCTACAAGCCGATCAATGAAAACGGATTTTTATCGGTAGGCCAGCAGCCGGTCACGACATTCTCCGTCGACGTGGACCGCGCAGCGTACAGCAACGTCCGCCGGTTCCTCAATAATGGACAAATGCCGCCGGAAGACGCGGTGCGCATTGAAGAGATGATCAATTATTTTGATTACGATTACCCCCAACCGCGCGGCGAGCATCCGGTGGCAATCGTTGCTGAAACGACGGATTCGCCGTGGAATCCCGGTTTGAAGCTGGTTCACATTGGTTTACAGGCCAAAACCGTTTCCGCCGAAAACCTGTCGGCTTCCAACCTCGTATTTCTGATCGACGTATCGGGCTCGATGAATGAGGCCAACAAACTTCCGCTTCTTAAACAGGCATTCAAACTGCTCGCCGACCAGCTCCGTGTGGAGGACAAAATTTCCATCGTGGCCTATGCGGGTTCGGCGGGAATGGTGCTGGCGCCAACGTCTGGGAGCGAGAAAAAGACCATTAAAGACGCACTCGACAAACTGGAAGCCGGCGGCTCTACGGCCGGCGGTGAAGGGATTGAACTCGCCTATGACCTTGCCAAAAAGCATTTCCTGCCCAAAGGCAACAACCGCGTCATACTCGCTACCGACGGCGATTTCAATGTAGGCATTTCCAACGAATCGGAGCTGCAAAAGCTGATCGAAGAAAAACGCAAAGCCGGTATTTTCCTGAGCGTGATGGGTTTTGGAATGGGTAATTACAAAGACAGCCATGTTGAAACGCTGGCCGACAAGGGCAATGGCAACTACGCCTACATCGATAATATCCAGGAGGCGCGGAAGGTGTTTGTGCAGGAATTCGGCGGGACATTGTTTACGATCGCCAAAGACGTCAAAATCCAGATCGAATTTAACCCCGCGCACGTGCAGGCCTACCGGCTGATCGGCTACGAAAACCGCGCATTGCGGAACGACGAATTTAACGACGACCGGAAGGATGCGGGCGATATGGGCTCTGGCCACACGGTAACAGCCATTTACGAAATCGTGCCCAGCGGCGTCAAAAGCCCTTACGTCGCCACAACGGACGCATTAAAATACCAGCCAGGCAATGCAGCCACTGGCAGCAGCAATAAAGAAATGATGACGATCAAAGTCCGTTACAAACAACCCGATAGCGAGAAAAGCAAGCTGTTCGACCTGCCCGTACCAGCAACCACGGTGGCATTTGACCAATGTTCGGCCAATCTCCGATTTGCATCTGCCGTTGCCGAATTCGGGCTGCTGCTCCGCGGTTCGGAATTTAAAGGTAGCGCCAGTTACGCGGACGTGATCCGGCGAGCGCGGGCGGCTTTTGGCAAAGATGAAGAAGGTTACCGGTCGGAATTTGTGCAGCTGGTGAAGGTTGCACAAAGTCTGGACGGCTCCCAGGAAGGGACGCGGACGGATGTGCGCGTCCGGCGCTAG
- the treY gene encoding malto-oligosyltrehalose synthase, protein MNNPVSTYRLQFHKEFTFQDFESLIPYFRKLGVGTIYASPILASTAGSTHGYDGTDPERIDPEIGSVEQLRNISGSLSESGIGWLQDIVPNHMAFHAENPWLMDVLEKGKQSAYASFFDIAWNSELFHGRVMVPFLSREVDEMIAAGDVKVHFDGSRFSLDFDGLSFPLNLRSYATILAKVEAKSQAITQLAEQLETMNQIEDAAAFSQRWDEWIMQLRALYNNEEVRLGIDAALSAINADKALLTQLSEQQNYVLCHWQRTEEQINFRRFFTVNGLICLNIQDEAVFEKYHAFTRQLAEEGIFQGIRIDHIDGLFDPAGYLQKLREAFGNETYIVAEKILGEDEDLPTQWPIQGTTGYEFLAVVNNLFTNPAAKKPFTEYYKELTGDDRPAHEILLSKKSDILYGHMAGELDNLYQLFVSLELTDAETIGRIGAELIRQVIGEFLIHCPVYRYYGNALPLSEDEAQAIKDIFVDINKHHLDLSPAVEVLEQCFIHRPALGDEDFNRRAAKFYQRCMQFTGPLMAKGGEDTLMYTYNRFIGHNDVGDAPERFGITTGDFHKYMKKRRKEWPMAINATSTHDTKRGEDVRARLNVLTDIADEWLGKVREWRDSNAASRQAGQGPDANDEYLIYQTIVGAYPMPGEDEDDLGKRLGEYLQKALREAKTNSTWSAPNEAYEQEAHDFARQLLHEDSAFSSSFQPFLESITDFGVINSLAQVALKFTCPGIPDVYQGCELWDLSLVDPDNRRKVDFGKRKEWLDELEGYETDRLLEKVWEGRRSGQIKLWLTQRLFAIRRQHPLLFTRGEYIPLKVRGTYKDHLLAFARRHKRDVFVTVVPLHTAIMSRQQQKSFFELDWQDTHIALPDNLMPEWDNVLTEGQEVFQTKLYPAEIFQTVPLAMLRGKRMDNERNAGVLLHITSLASPFGIGDIGPAAFEFADFLEKSAQKVWQILPLNPTEGAQGNSPYSALSSRAGNPLLISPEILAADGLLSDDDLQQNHLPESSTVDFEKVTELKSSLLERAFQKFAEQPGDDSPAMEEFIQTHDDWLEDFAVYMVLKKRFDNQPWYTWPEEFRNREEAAMNELRQSESEQIRFIKWQQFVFDKQWKNLRQYCNEREIRLLGDIPFYVSYDSADVWANRELFCVDEDGKITGIAGVPPDAFSEDGQLWGMPVFNWEAIREQGYQWWIERLARNMEMFDLVRLDHFRAFADYWEVPGGEETAVNGTWKTGPGEEFFKKMETALGQLPFIAEDLGEISPEVYILRDKFGLPGMKVLQFAFDENMSQSEHIPHHYKHNFIAYTGTHDNNTTRGWFRESADADVRERLETYLGKPITEDNAAAELARPVFASIAKTAILPIQDILNLDESAKMNMPGSNENNWAWRLMPGQITDEAAQFLTGITLLYNRE, encoded by the coding sequence ATGAACAACCCAGTTTCTACTTACCGGCTTCAATTCCATAAAGAATTTACGTTTCAGGACTTCGAATCACTGATTCCCTATTTCCGCAAATTGGGTGTCGGGACGATCTACGCGTCGCCCATTCTCGCATCCACCGCGGGCAGCACGCACGGCTACGACGGCACCGATCCCGAGCGGATAGACCCCGAAATCGGCAGCGTGGAGCAGCTCCGGAATATCTCGGGCAGCCTGAGCGAGTCCGGGATCGGCTGGTTGCAGGATATCGTTCCCAACCACATGGCATTCCACGCCGAAAACCCGTGGCTGATGGATGTGCTCGAAAAAGGCAAACAGTCAGCGTATGCTTCGTTTTTTGACATTGCGTGGAACAGCGAGCTTTTCCATGGCCGCGTGATGGTGCCCTTTCTGTCGAGGGAAGTAGATGAAATGATCGCCGCAGGAGATGTAAAGGTACATTTTGACGGCAGCCGTTTCAGCCTCGACTTCGATGGCCTTTCATTCCCGCTAAACCTGCGGTCCTACGCAACCATCCTCGCAAAAGTGGAGGCAAAATCCCAGGCCATCACCCAGCTCGCCGAACAGCTCGAAACGATGAACCAGATCGAGGATGCAGCGGCTTTTTCGCAGCGTTGGGACGAATGGATTATGCAGCTACGCGCGCTCTACAATAATGAGGAGGTGAGGCTCGGGATCGACGCGGCATTGTCGGCGATCAATGCGGACAAGGCCCTGCTAACCCAACTTTCGGAACAACAAAACTATGTGCTTTGCCATTGGCAGCGCACCGAAGAGCAGATCAATTTCCGACGCTTTTTTACTGTCAACGGGCTGATTTGCCTCAATATCCAGGACGAGGCTGTGTTTGAAAAATACCATGCATTCACGCGTCAGCTGGCCGAGGAAGGTATTTTCCAGGGCATACGCATCGACCATATCGACGGACTTTTCGACCCCGCGGGCTATTTGCAGAAACTACGGGAAGCGTTCGGAAACGAAACGTACATTGTAGCGGAGAAAATCCTCGGGGAGGACGAAGATTTGCCTACTCAATGGCCCATTCAGGGAACGACGGGCTACGAATTCCTTGCGGTCGTGAATAACCTGTTCACCAATCCGGCAGCAAAAAAGCCATTTACCGAATATTACAAGGAGTTAACGGGAGACGACCGGCCCGCACACGAAATATTGCTCAGTAAGAAAAGCGATATCCTTTACGGCCACATGGCCGGCGAGCTCGATAACCTCTACCAACTCTTCGTATCCTTGGAATTAACCGATGCGGAAACGATCGGGCGCATCGGCGCGGAGCTGATCCGCCAGGTAATCGGCGAGTTCCTTATCCATTGCCCGGTGTACCGGTATTATGGTAACGCCTTGCCGCTTTCAGAGGACGAAGCACAGGCCATTAAGGATATTTTTGTAGATATCAATAAGCATCATCTCGACCTCTCACCGGCCGTGGAAGTGCTGGAACAATGCTTCATTCACCGGCCTGCGCTCGGGGATGAGGATTTTAACCGCCGTGCCGCCAAATTTTACCAGCGGTGCATGCAGTTTACCGGCCCGCTGATGGCTAAGGGCGGGGAGGATACATTAATGTACACTTACAACCGGTTCATCGGCCATAACGACGTCGGCGATGCGCCCGAGCGTTTCGGTATCACCACCGGCGATTTCCACAAATACATGAAAAAGCGTCGCAAAGAATGGCCTATGGCTATTAATGCGACATCCACGCACGACACCAAGCGTGGCGAGGACGTGCGTGCGCGCCTGAATGTGCTCACCGATATCGCCGATGAATGGCTCGGAAAAGTACGCGAATGGCGGGATAGCAATGCGGCTTCCCGGCAGGCTGGCCAGGGCCCCGACGCCAATGATGAGTACCTGATTTACCAAACGATCGTGGGTGCTTACCCCATGCCGGGTGAAGACGAGGACGATTTAGGAAAACGGCTCGGTGAATATCTTCAGAAGGCGCTTCGGGAAGCGAAAACGAACTCCACATGGTCGGCGCCGAATGAGGCTTACGAGCAGGAAGCGCATGATTTTGCGCGTCAGTTGTTGCACGAAGATTCCGCATTTTCAAGCTCGTTTCAGCCGTTCCTGGAATCGATCACGGATTTTGGCGTGATCAACTCGCTGGCGCAGGTTGCATTGAAATTCACTTGTCCGGGCATTCCGGATGTGTACCAGGGCTGCGAATTGTGGGATTTGAGCCTGGTAGACCCCGATAATCGCCGCAAGGTGGATTTCGGAAAAAGGAAGGAATGGCTCGATGAACTGGAAGGCTACGAAACGGACCGGCTGCTGGAAAAGGTTTGGGAGGGGCGCAGGAGTGGGCAGATTAAGCTCTGGCTCACCCAACGCCTGTTTGCGATCCGCCGCCAGCACCCGCTGCTTTTCACCCGGGGCGAGTACATTCCGCTGAAAGTGCGGGGCACGTACAAGGATCATTTACTCGCATTCGCAAGGCGGCATAAGCGGGATGTTTTTGTGACGGTAGTGCCGCTTCACACAGCCATTATGAGCCGCCAGCAGCAAAAATCGTTTTTTGAACTGGATTGGCAGGATACCCACATTGCATTGCCGGACAACCTGATGCCTGAATGGGACAATGTGCTCACCGAAGGCCAGGAGGTTTTTCAAACGAAACTTTACCCGGCAGAGATCTTCCAAACGGTGCCATTGGCTATGCTACGGGGCAAACGAATGGATAACGAGCGGAATGCAGGCGTGTTGCTGCACATAACCTCGCTGGCTTCGCCATTCGGGATTGGCGACATTGGCCCGGCGGCATTCGAATTCGCAGATTTCCTGGAAAAAAGCGCGCAAAAAGTGTGGCAGATCCTGCCGCTCAACCCCACGGAAGGCGCCCAGGGCAATTCGCCGTACAGCGCGCTGTCGAGCCGGGCCGGTAATCCGCTCCTGATCAGCCCGGAAATACTGGCGGCCGACGGTTTGCTTTCCGACGATGACTTACAGCAAAATCACCTGCCCGAATCGTCTACCGTCGATTTTGAGAAGGTGACAGAACTCAAAAGTAGCTTATTGGAACGTGCGTTCCAGAAATTTGCCGAACAGCCCGGCGACGACTCCCCGGCGATGGAAGAATTCATCCAAACGCACGACGACTGGCTGGAAGATTTCGCAGTATACATGGTGCTCAAAAAGCGCTTTGATAACCAGCCCTGGTACACCTGGCCAGAGGAATTCCGCAACCGCGAAGAGGCTGCGATGAATGAACTTCGCCAATCGGAATCGGAGCAGATCCGGTTTATCAAATGGCAGCAATTCGTGTTTGATAAGCAATGGAAAAACCTCCGCCAATATTGCAACGAGCGCGAGATCAGGCTGCTTGGGGACATTCCGTTTTACGTAAGCTACGATTCCGCCGATGTGTGGGCAAACCGTGAACTGTTTTGCGTGGATGAAGACGGCAAAATCACCGGTATCGCAGGCGTTCCGCCCGACGCGTTTTCGGAGGACGGGCAACTGTGGGGTATGCCGGTGTTCAACTGGGAGGCCATTCGCGAGCAGGGTTACCAGTGGTGGATCGAGCGCCTCGCCCGCAATATGGAAATGTTCGACCTCGTGCGCCTGGACCATTTCCGCGCATTTGCCGACTATTGGGAGGTGCCCGGCGGCGAAGAAACCGCCGTGAACGGCACGTGGAAAACAGGGCCCGGTGAAGAATTTTTCAAAAAAATGGAAACCGCGCTCGGCCAGCTGCCATTCATTGCCGAAGACCTGGGCGAGATCAGTCCCGAGGTTTACATCCTGCGCGACAAATTCGGTCTGCCGGGCATGAAGGTGTTGCAGTTTGCATTCGATGAGAATATGTCGCAATCCGAGCACATTCCCCATCATTACAAACACAACTTCATCGCCTACACGGGCACGCACGACAACAATACGACCCGCGGATGGTTCCGCGAATCGGCTGATGCCGACGTGCGCGAGCGGCTCGAAACGTACCTGGGTAAGCCCATTACGGAGGATAATGCGGCAGCGGAATTGGCGAGACCGGTATTCGCATCCATTGCTAAAACGGCCATTCTGCCCATCCAGGACATTCTTAACCTGGACGAAAGCGCCAAAATGAACATGCCGGGCTCGAACGAGAACAATTGGGCGTGGCGGTTGATGCCGGGACAGATTACCGACGAGGCAGCGCAGTTTCTGACGGGCATTACATTGCTCTACAATCGGGAATAG
- a CDS encoding sugar transferase: MMELAGTSTEAATSGKTYVAQFRVIYVHTNFQEYLRFTERFAEYLQVEYFDAPASALEALKENYPADVIVAHGGSGGMELLDTIRKSAGFANIPFVLLVDKLDRQAIETARAKHADDVFSIHFDDGDLITRIKYFKKRQWYVASKASQKIGAQSNKTPLWKRAIDVAMTGTAVLLLLPVFILVAILIKLDSKGPVFYKSKRVGSGYKIFDLYKFRTMRTDADQLIRKMAALNMYSKAEPVSQIETQGLCDECLAGNQCKSLLFHDGKEICEKLYHFQKEQKAAFMKFQNDPRITRLGRFLRNSSIDELPQLINILKGDMSLVGNRPLPLYEAEKMTTDDKILRFAGPAGLTGLWQVTKRGKGKADMTEEERTQLDITYAREFSFKMDMEIILKTFPALLQSENV; this comes from the coding sequence ATGATGGAACTGGCCGGAACATCGACAGAGGCGGCAACGTCAGGCAAAACCTACGTTGCCCAGTTCAGGGTTATTTATGTTCATACCAATTTTCAGGAGTACCTCCGCTTTACCGAGCGGTTCGCCGAATACCTTCAGGTAGAATATTTCGATGCACCCGCCAGCGCGCTGGAAGCATTGAAGGAGAACTATCCGGCCGATGTGATCGTGGCGCACGGCGGCAGCGGCGGCATGGAGCTGCTCGACACCATCCGCAAAAGCGCCGGCTTCGCCAATATCCCGTTCGTGCTGCTGGTGGACAAGCTCGACCGCCAGGCCATCGAAACAGCCCGCGCCAAGCATGCAGATGATGTTTTTTCGATCCATTTCGACGACGGCGACCTCATCACGCGCATCAAATACTTCAAAAAGCGGCAATGGTACGTGGCCAGCAAGGCCTCGCAGAAAATAGGTGCGCAAAGCAACAAAACGCCGCTCTGGAAGCGGGCGATCGACGTGGCCATGACGGGCACGGCCGTGTTGCTGCTCCTGCCGGTGTTTATCCTCGTCGCGATCCTCATCAAACTGGATTCGAAAGGGCCCGTTTTCTACAAATCCAAAAGGGTAGGGAGCGGTTACAAGATATTTGACCTCTACAAGTTCAGGACCATGCGGACCGACGCCGACCAACTGATCCGTAAAATGGCGGCATTGAATATGTATTCCAAAGCGGAGCCGGTTTCGCAGATCGAAACGCAGGGACTGTGCGACGAATGTCTGGCTGGAAACCAATGCAAAAGTCTGCTGTTCCACGACGGCAAGGAGATTTGTGAAAAGCTCTATCACTTCCAGAAGGAGCAGAAAGCGGCATTTATGAAATTCCAGAACGACCCGCGCATTACCCGCCTTGGCCGGTTCCTGCGGAATTCGAGCATCGACGAGCTTCCTCAGCTGATCAACATCCTCAAAGGCGATATGTCGCTGGTGGGTAACCGCCCGCTGCCGCTGTACGAGGCCGAAAAAATGACCACCGACGATAAAATATTGCGTTTTGCGGGTCCTGCCGGCCTTACCGGGTTATGGCAGGTAACCAAACGCGGCAAAGGCAAGGCCGATATGACCGAGGAAGAGCGCACACAGCTGGATATCACCTATGCCCGGGAATTTTCCTTTAAAATGGACATGGAAATCATCCTGAAAACGTTCCCGGCCCTGCTGCAATCGGAGAACGTCTGA
- a CDS encoding RNA polymerase sigma factor: MKFLKYFQGKVKEPVPEAERLAAYRRHGDVALLGALYEPYMELVFGVCFQYLRDEDESKDAVMQIFEKIIIDLKQHEVSNFKSWLHSVARNHCLMKLRATRVTVEAASVDEREQELQTDTEPEPDLFALDGRLDALDECLHKLTSAQRVSIELFYMQNKCYRAIADETGFDVGKVKSYIQNGKRNLKICIESHGSH, translated from the coding sequence GTGAAGTTTTTAAAATATTTTCAGGGCAAGGTCAAAGAACCGGTACCGGAGGCCGAACGGCTTGCGGCATACCGGCGGCATGGCGATGTGGCGCTGCTGGGGGCGCTGTATGAACCTTATATGGAACTGGTTTTCGGGGTATGCTTCCAGTATTTGCGCGATGAAGACGAAAGCAAGGACGCGGTGATGCAGATATTTGAAAAAATAATCATTGATTTAAAGCAACACGAAGTTTCGAACTTCAAAAGCTGGCTGCACAGCGTGGCGCGGAACCATTGCCTGATGAAGCTCAGGGCAACACGAGTTACCGTGGAGGCGGCATCTGTGGATGAAAGGGAACAGGAATTGCAAACCGATACCGAACCGGAACCGGACCTATTCGCCCTCGATGGCCGACTCGACGCGCTGGATGAATGCCTTCACAAACTCACCAGCGCGCAGCGCGTGAGCATCGAGCTGTTTTATATGCAAAACAAATGCTACCGCGCCATTGCCGATGAAACCGGCTTTGACGTGGGTAAAGTGAAAAGTTATATCCAGAATGGAAAGCGGAACCTGAAAATTTGCATCGAAAGTCATGGCAGCCACTAA
- a CDS encoding DUF4202 domain-containing protein encodes MTRLDQAFEQFDDYNRRSPGQIVWDGVTYPVEYFYALKLHEWVVKLNPNASESLLLASRCQHIGRWEIARNSYPDGRVGYLKWRSDLSKYHAGIAAEILAGVGYDDDTISRVKQIVLKQRLKTDEDVQTMENALCLLFLQYQYDDLIAKMTEEKMIDILRKTWAKMTDPGHEAALSLAYSEQGRDLILKALKED; translated from the coding sequence ATGACCAGACTCGATCAGGCTTTTGAACAATTTGATGACTACAACAGGCGCTCGCCCGGACAAATCGTTTGGGACGGTGTGACTTATCCTGTGGAATATTTTTATGCATTAAAACTTCACGAATGGGTCGTAAAACTGAACCCTAATGCCAGTGAAAGCCTGCTGCTCGCCTCGCGGTGCCAGCATATCGGCCGATGGGAAATTGCCCGCAACAGCTACCCTGACGGTCGGGTCGGTTATCTCAAATGGCGGAGCGATCTTTCGAAATACCATGCGGGCATAGCGGCCGAAATCCTTGCCGGCGTGGGCTACGACGACGATACCATTTCGCGCGTGAAGCAAATCGTGCTCAAACAGCGCCTCAAAACCGATGAGGACGTGCAAACGATGGAGAATGCCTTGTGCCTCCTTTTTCTTCAATACCAATACGATGACCTCATCGCGAAAATGACCGAGGAAAAAATGATCGACATTTTACGCAAGACGTGGGCCAAAATGACTGACCCAGGCCACGAAGCCGCATTGTCGCTGGCATACAGCGAGCAGGGCAGGGATTTGATTTTGAAGGCTTTGAAAGAAGACTAG
- a CDS encoding response regulator — MDFIIVDDSVFDLFTQEKLLLKSGLTTSVRTFNSAQAAIDHLRSQGADIPDTVILLDLQMPGINGFEFTEHYGMLPEAVRARIRLFMISSTVDISDIEQAEANPHIIQLLPKPLEIPLLRELLKRWFPSI, encoded by the coding sequence ATGGATTTTATTATCGTAGACGACAGTGTTTTCGACCTATTCACGCAAGAAAAGCTGCTCCTGAAAAGCGGGTTGACGACGTCTGTGCGGACGTTTAATTCAGCCCAGGCCGCAATCGACCATCTTCGGTCGCAGGGGGCCGACATTCCCGATACGGTAATTCTGCTCGACCTGCAAATGCCGGGTATCAACGGTTTTGAATTCACAGAACATTACGGAATGCTTCCCGAGGCGGTACGGGCTCGGATCAGGCTGTTTATGATCTCGTCCACGGTTGATATCTCGGACATCGAGCAGGCCGAAGCCAATCCGCACATCATTCAGCTGCTTCCGAAGCCGCTCGAAATACCGTTGTTGAGAGAGCTCCTCAAACGGTGGTTTCCCTCCATTTAG
- a CDS encoding response regulator transcription factor translates to MDNRKNLLIIDDEPSITKILEHFLKKDFNVVIKNDGSEGMLWLEEGNQADLIIADLHMPNLSGKEFLKVAKASNLYSEIPIIILSGSDESSERIQCLNLGADDFMVKPFNPMEVHAKINAVLRRSKRYS, encoded by the coding sequence ATGGACAATAGAAAGAATCTGTTGATTATAGACGACGAACCTAGTATTACCAAAATACTGGAACATTTTCTGAAAAAGGATTTCAACGTAGTGATCAAAAATGATGGCTCGGAAGGAATGCTGTGGCTCGAAGAAGGCAACCAGGCCGACCTCATTATCGCCGACCTGCACATGCCCAACCTGAGCGGCAAGGAGTTTCTGAAAGTGGCCAAAGCCAGTAACCTCTATTCCGAAATACCGATTATCATTCTGTCGGGTTCTGACGAGAGCAGCGAGCGCATTCAGTGCCTTAATCTGGGTGCCGACGATTTCATGGTCAAGCCGTTCAACCCGATGGAGGTGCACGCGAAGATCAATGCCGTACTGCGGCGCAGCAAACGCTACTCTTAA